A genomic stretch from Salvelinus alpinus chromosome 38, SLU_Salpinus.1, whole genome shotgun sequence includes:
- the LOC139566482 gene encoding bromodomain adjacent to zinc finger domain protein 2B-like isoform X8: protein MESGERLASPAPPTLPTARTSSPAASSSSSSPAPHSKSSLAPSPAASLGSTLSTSGRLYGAMSDQQPYTLSSAFPLVSHPAFGLYTTSSGRPEFGGLGSLGSLGSLGSLGMSAALAAHPQLGALTEWWRAAEAHSRGAAAFLPPFLGLPTMFTPHIQQNHSPMQPPSRTPSKNGQIPKGVNGAVNGSGVSSPTMQGSYSMNASPSLGASQSVKGPKARGPRSSPHSQSHTAELQLEKVPHKPKDKKPSKKPAEVAGVSDSESGSSSDSSSNGAISSDLEDLGGEEDDDDDDDDDDEDEEEDGKCEAWNSEKEKARRAKKKKMKIGTLSSGMKEAQDKRNNLPHSLPSDPPILVPSQHCPSPPTLSQSSPLSLQTSRPREEGLQQHLSVIQSTGLAASSKPLALLTQPRRETSPSPLSASPIPLITSPKGRTTSSPKPPKLLPSSPQNLPLSLCTSLSRSVPLSSSPQSFPLLTSPMANSQQPKPLKTPGSGKASKRKLLEDSLSQINEFRLKQSLLSQGQTFPAAQPKKQQGHRTSRKAAGVKSSSLPPPKLSSPESLGGGGRSTKLPPAPLPPPPQNNHSNLFLSSALLGLAAHPNGVIQSTTAQDAPLALITKPRKDSNKDLSGAGASLSLPVNLSTGGRAHSASSQAPPARPATSPSPATARGPRKIKAPKTPKLQAPNLQVQAHALAPMAAWKGLSQSHLVQSLVDLFRGAEAGLPGLPGLPSSKDSDDSVEDDDDDDDDDDDDLDDLEDDEEDSDDSLSDSDSNSDSDADVSGGKLKDPKLKLPSSGSASKREKTPLKLTKGHASLLSNSTNHTATSCSPLNLQVIKTPNIVTSSSALAYHSSPSSSYSLAMPPGAGKRKRVMDEQELRIPLELGWQRETRIKSVSGKMQGDVAYYAPCGKKLRQYPDVMKYLSRNEISGITRDNFSFSAKIMVGDFYEAREGPQGLQWSLLKDEDVIPHILAMEGRRGRPPNSERQRGAEGGKGSRRRKGRPPNVGEGLGLGAEVPSPSEAKLLRKLEAQEIARQAAQMKMMRKLEKQAMARAAKEARKQQVSLSAIMAAEERRKQKEQMKIIKQQEKIKRIQQIRLEKEMRTQQILEAKRRKKEEVANAKVMEAEKRIKEKEMRRQHAVILKHQELERHRLDMVWERERRRQHGMLMKAVEARKKAEERERLRQEKRDEKRLNKERKLELRRLELEIARELKKPNEDMCLADHKPLPEFSRIPGLILPGVAVSDCLMLMQFLRGFGKVLGFDVGVDVPTLGMLQEGLLNVGDSMGHVQDLLVRLLSLAVCDPGLPPGHKTKTMLGDHLTNVGINRDNVSEVLQMYMGAHCGQTELAELALSLKTKAFQAHTPAQKASILGFLANELACSKSVVSEIDKNLDHMTNMRKDKWLIEGKLKKLRTIHAKRTGKRDASMGGEETQPLGTPSSGLKRKRKAGAESDDDDDEDEDSDDLADEDDEEEEEEMKKGKKVETCDEDDGDQSTSVEELEKQIEKLAKQQHQVRRKLFEASHSLRSMMYGQDRYRRRYWVLPHCGGVFIEAMESGEAAGELDKERERRRTAAGEVHIKEEPQEEEVQKKKPGGVGGEERSVYTPVGSEEGKEEKKGSPNLFLLQSASLSKLTTLLHAAKDVAKETREAEADPRPKYNGSPTPPSVTTTTITTPPSYPAHNASLPALPTSPCALTAPNLPCEEAKPGFPTSTSSPSSFSSLLSPPPQLFSPMKTSTLTPTPPQLQYLPSDQLLRVLTERSGHWFTLLPRSPCDDTSLTTSPSPGPGPLQSSPLPSSSLTRPRSPPASPALPLTPSAASASASPHHPAGFINYPLSALQGKAGGSLLGLSAFCGGWPSGMMSPSQLPFCSSPLPGHSGLSSVEGSANAAPSVSSKSESPVPPGEKLSSTVPSPAMMEVPKHSDHPTPWPIPEEMLSGWWRVSDIEELRSLVESLHSRGVREKGLHRQMHKYMELIPQVCTKHRDAAMIELCELEESQVSVESVRGWCVEEQAMEMDIAVLQQVEELERKVTTASLQVKGWMYPEPQSEREDLVYHEHKPLPKQQPAAGGAADKDQPEDKADHKAGGVVRHADNPLDIAVTRLADLERNIERRGEEEVAHGMKVWRKALGDVRSAAQLAMCLQQLQKSIAWERSIMKVYCQICRKGDNEDLLLLCDGCDKGCHTYCHKPKITAIPEGDWYCPACISKASGPSPKNKKLPSKPVAGGGGKKPTTAEAKRNGKQAGNSNGNVEVSEDDSASANSTPKKGGGAKEPPSRKRKGEESPAPSQAPPTPQSRSQESPVVCVKRAKTARDNNRDLGLCRVLLAELERHQDAWPFLNPVNTKGIPGYRKVIKKPMDFATIREKLISSQYQNLETFIIDVNLVFDNCEKFNEDNSDIGRAGHNMRKFFDKRWTELLKQIN, encoded by the exons GTCGTTTGTATGGGGCGATGAGCGACCAGCAGCCCTACACGTTGTCAAGTGCCTTCCCCCTGGTCAGCCACCCAGCCTTCGGCCTGTACACCACTAGCTCAGGACGCCCAGAGTTTGGAGGCCTGGGGTCGTTGGGGTCCCTGGGTTCTCTGGGGTCCTTGGGGATGTCTGCTGCCCTGGCCGCACACCCCCAGCTGGGGGCTCTGACAG AATGGTGGCGAGCAGCAGAGGCCCACAGTAGGGGGGCAGCAGCCTTCCTCCCCCCGTTCCTGGGCCTCCCCACAATGTTCACCCCCCACATCCAGCAGAACCACAGCCCcatgcaacccccctccaggacCCCCAGCAAAAACGGACAGATCCCCAAAG GGGTGAACGGGGCAGTGAACGGAAGTGGGGTCTCCTCCCCAACCATGCAGGGGTCTTACTCCATGAACGCGTCCCCATCTCTGGGTGCCTCCCAGTCTGTTAAGGGCCCCAAGGCCAGGGGCCCCAGGAGCAGCCCTCACAGCCAGAGCCACACAGCAGAGCTACAGCTGGAGAAAGTACCCCACAAACCTAAAGACAAG AAGCCCAGTAAAAAGCCAGCAGAGGTCGCTGGGGTCAGTGACAGCGAATCAGGCTCTTCCTCGGACAGCTCCAGCAACGGAGCCATCAGCAGCGACCTGGAGGACCTCGGAGGGGAAGAGGACGACGACGATGATGATGACGACGATGATGAAGACGAGGAAGAGGATGGAAAGTGTGAGGCGTGGAACTCTGAGAAGGAGAAGGCGAGGCGGgcgaagaagaaaaaaatgaag aTCGGGACACTAAGCTCAGGCATGAAGGAGGCACAAGACAAGAGGAACAACCTGCCCCACAGCCTACCCTCCGACCCCCCCATCCTGGTCCCCTCACAGCACTGCCCCTCTCCTCCTACCCTGTCCCAGAGCTCCCCCCTGTCCCTCCAGACCTCCCGGCCCAGGGAGGAGGGTCTCCAGCAGCACCTCAGTGTCATCCAGTCCACGGGCCTAGCAGCCAGCTCCAAGCCCCTGGCTCTCCTCACCCAACCCCGCAGGGAAACCTCCCCATCACCCCTCTCTGCCTCGCCAATCCCCCTCATCACCTCGCCCAAAGGACGCACCACATCCTCCCCCAAGCCGCCCAAGCTCCTGCCCTCCTCGCCGCAGAACCTGCCCCTGTCCCTCTGCACTTCCCTGTCCCGCTCCGTACCCCTGTCCTCCTCGCCTCAATCCTTCCCTCTCCTCACGTCGCCCATGGCCAACTCCCAGCAGCCCAAGCCTCTGAAGACACCTGGCAGTGGGAAAGCCAGTAAGAGGAAGCTGCTGGAGGATTCACTCTCTCAAATCAACGAATTCAGGCTCAAACAG TCTTTACTCTCGCAAGGCCAGACGTTCCCGGCGGCGCAGCCCAAGAAGCAGCAGGGTCACAGAACCTCTCGGAAGGCTGCTGGGGTGAAGTCATCCTCCTTGCCGCCCCCCAAGCTGTCCTCCCCGGAGAGTCTGGGTGGCGGTGGCAGAAGCACCAAGTTGCCCCctgctcccctcccccctcccccccagaaCAACCACTCCAACCTCTTCCTGTCCAGCGCTCTCCTGGGCCTGGCTGCCCACCCCAACGGAGTCATCCAAAGCACCACCGCTCAGGACGCACCGCTGGCCCTTATCACCAAGCCCCGCAAGGACTCCAACAAGGACCTCTCTGGGGCAGGGGCGTCCCTCTCGCTGCCCGTCAACCTCAGCACCGGCGGAAGGGCCCACTCGGCCTCTTCTCAGGCCCCCCCGGCGCGGCCCGCTACCTCACCCTCACCGGCCACGGCACGGGGCCCCAGGAAGATCAAGGCCCCCAAGACCCCTAAGCTCCAGGCCCCTAACCTCCAGGTTCAGGCCCATGCTCTGGCCCCCATGGCAGCCTGGAAGGGCCTCTCTCAGAGTCACCTGGTGCAGTCTCTGGTGGACCTGTTCAGAGGGGCCGAGGCCGGCCTCCCAGGTCTCCCCGGTCTCCCTAGCAGCAAGGACTCGGATGACTCTGTTGAGgatgacgacgacgacgacgatgatgatgatgatgatctggatgatttggaggatgatgaggaggactcGGATGACAGCTTGTCAG ATTCTGACAGTAACTCGGACAGCGACGCGGACGTCTCCGGTGGCAAACTGAAGGACCCGAAGCTGAAGCTGCCATCGTCAGGCTCCGCCTCCAAGAGGGAGAAGACCCCACTCAAGCTAACCAAAGGCCACGCCTCCTTACTGAGCAACTCAACCAATCACACAGCCACCAGCTGCTCCCCGCTCAACCTGCAGGTCATCAAGACGCCCAACATCGTCACCAGCTCCAGTGCCTTGGCCTATCAcagctctccttcctcctcctactCCCTGGCCATGCCCCCAG gcGCAGGGAAAAGAAAGAGGGTGATGGATGAGCAGGAGTTGAGGATACCTCTGGAGTTGGG CTGGCAGAGAGAAACGCGGATCAAGAGCGTGTCTGGGAAGATGCAAGGCGACGTGGCGTATTACGCGCCATGCGGGAAGAAGTTGAGGCAGTACCCAGATGTGATGAAG TATCTATCCAGAAATGAAATAAGTGGCATCACACGCGATAATTTTAGCTTCAGTGCAAAGATAATGGTTGGTGACTTCTATGAAGCCAGAGAAGGACCCCAG GGCCTGCAGTGGAGTCTGCTGAAGGACGAGGACGTCATCCCTCATATCCTGGCCATGGAGGGCCGGCGGGGACGGCCCCCCAACTCAGAGCGCCAGCGCGGGGCCGAGGGGGGAAAGGGCTCCCGGAGGAGGAAGGGCCGGCCGCCCAACGTGGGAGAGGGTCTGGGGTTGGGGGCAGAGGTGCCTAGCCCCAGCGAGGCCAAACTCTTACGCAAACTGGAGGCCCAag AGATAGCCAGGCAGGCGGCCCAGATGAAGATGATGAGGAAGCTGGAGAAGCAGGCCATGGCCAGGGCAGCCAAAGAGGCCAGGAAGCAACaag TCTCTCTTTCAGCCATCATGGCGGCCGAGGAAAGGAGGAAGCAGAAGGAGCAAATGAAGATCATCAAGCAGCAG GAGAAGATCAAGCGTATTCAGCAGATCAGGTTGGAGAAGGAGATGAGGACACAGCAGATCCTGGAG GCTAAACGGAGAAAGAAAGAAGAGGTTGCGAATGCCAAAGTTATGGAGGCAGAGAAACGAATAAAG GAGAAAGAAATGCGAAGACAGCATGCAGTCATTTTGAAGCACCAG GAGTTGGAGAGGCATAGACTAGATATGGTATGG gagagggagaggagacggcAACATGGGATGCTCATGAAGGCGGTGGAGGCTCGCAAGAAAGCAGAG GAGCGCGAGCGCTTGCGGCAGGAAAAGAGGGATGAGAAGCGCCTGAACAAGGAGCGGAAATTGGAGCTGAGGAGGCTGGAACTGGAGATTGCCAGGGAGCTGAAGAAGCCAAATGAAGACATGTGTCTGGCCGATCATAAG CCTCTTCCAGAGTTTTCCAGAATCCCTGGCCTGATCTTGCCGGGGGTTGCGGTGTCTGACTGCCTGATGCTGATGCAGTTCCTACGCGGCTTTGGGAAGGTGCTGGGCTTCGATGTGGGGGTGGACGTACCCACCCTGGGgatgctgcaggagggcctgctCAACGTGGGAGACAGCATGGGACACGTCCAGGACCTGCTGGTCAGACTCCTCTCCCTGGCCGTGTGTGACCCTGGACTGCCCCCTGGACACAAG acCAAGACCATGCTGGGGGACCATCTGACCAACGTGGGCATCAACCGGGACAACGTGTCGGAGGTGCTGCAGATGTACATGGGGGCCCATTGTGGGCAGACTGAGCTGGCTGAGCTGGCCCTCAGCCTGAAGACCAAGGCCTTCCAGGCCCACACCCCCGCCCAGAAGGCCTCCATACTAGGCTTCCTGGCCAATGAGCTGGCCTGCAGCAAGAGTGTCGTCAG TGAGATCGACAAGAACCTTGATCACATGACCAACATGAGGAAGGACAAGTGGCTGATCGAGGGCAAACTCAAAAA gttgaGGACCATCCATGCCAAACGGACCGGAAAGAGAGATGCCAGCATGGGAGGGGAGGAGACCCAGCCCCTGGGTACGCCTTCCTCTGGCCTCAAACGCAAGAGAAAGGCCGGAGCAGAAAGCGACGACGACGATGATGAAGACGAAGACAGCGACGACCTGGCCGATGAAGatgacgaggaagaggaggaggagatgaagaaGGGGAAGAAAGTGGAAACGTGTGACGAGGACGATGGGGACCAATCAACTAGTGTGGAGGAGCTGGAGAAACAGATAGAGAAGCTAGCCAAG CAACAGCACCAGGTGAGGAGGAAGCTGTTTGAGGCGTCCCACTCCCTGCGCTCCATGATGTACGGCCAGGACCGGTACCGCCGGCGCTACTGGGTTCTGCCCCACTGCGGAGGGGTCTTCATCGAGGCCATGGAGAGCGGAGAAGCTGCGGGGGAGctggacaaagagagggagaggaggaggacggcAGCAGGGGAGGTGCACATCAAGGAGGAGCCGCAGGAGGAGGAGGTGCAGAAGAAGAAACCTGGGGGCGTCGGCGGGGAGGAGAGGAGCGTCTACACCCCCGTGGGGtcagaggaagggaaggaggagaagaaaggtTCTCCCAATCTTTTCCTCTTGCAGTCAGCCTCTCTCTCCAAACTGACCACGCTCCTCCACGCCGCTAAGGACGTTGCCAAGGAAACCCGCGAAGCCGAGGCAGACCCCCGTCCCAAATACAACGGCAGCCCCACGCCACCCTCTGTTACCACGACAACAATAACAACACCACCATCCTATCCCGCCCACAACGCCTCTCTGCCCGCCTTACCTACAAGCCCCTGTGCGTTGACGGCGCCGAACCTGCCGTGCGAGGAGGCCAAGCCCGGCTTCCCCACCTCCACCTCGTCtccctcctcgttctcctctctcctgagcCCCCCACCCCAGCTTTTCAGCCCTATGAAGAcctccaccctaacccctacccctccACAGCTCCAGTACCTCCCCAGTGACCAGCTCCTCAGGGTCCTGACAGAGAGGAGCGGTCACTGGTTCACCCTGCTCCCCCGCTCCCCCTGTGACGACACCTCCCtaaccacctctccctccccaggGCCCGGCCCTCTCCAGTCCTCCCCGCTGCCCTCCTCCAGCCTCACACGGCCCAGGTCTCCCCCGGCCTCCCCCGCCCTGCCTCTCACCCCCTCGGCAGCGTCGGCCTCAGCCAGCCCCCACCATCCAGCTGGCTTCATCAACTACCCTCTGTCAGCCCTGCAG GGTAAGGCTGGCGGGTCGTTGCTGGGTCTCTCAGCGTTCTGCGGTGGCTGGCCCAGTGGAATGATGAGCCCCAGCCAGCTGCCCTTCTGCAGCAGCCCCCTGCCAGGCCACTCAGGCCTCAGCTCCGTGGAGGGCAGTGCCAACGCGGCGCCCAGCGTCTCCAGCAAGAGCGAGTCGCCTGTTCCTCCCGGCGAGAAGCTCTCGTCCACGGTGCCCTCTCCCGCCATGATGGAGGTGCCCAAGCACTCGGATCACCCCACACCATGGCCCATCCCTGagg agATGCTGTCAGGCTGGTGGCGAGTGTCAGACATTGAGGAGCTGCGCTCCCTGGTGGAGTCCCTCCACAGCCGGGGAGTCAGAGAGAAGGGCCTGCACCGACAGATGCACAAATACATGGAGCTCATCCCACAGGTCTGCACCAAGCACCGAGACG CGGCCATGATAGAGCTGTGTGAGCTGGAGGAGAGCCAGGTGAGTGTGGAGTCAGTGCGGGGGTGGTGTGTGGAGGAGCAGGCCATGGAGATGGACATCGCTGTGCTGCAGCAGGTGGAGGAGCTGGAGAGGAAGGTCACCACCGCCAGCCTGCAGGTCAAG GGCTGGATGTACCCCGAGCCCCAATCAGAGAGGGAGGACCTGGTCTACCACGAGCACAAGCCCCTCCCCAAACAACAACCAGCGGCGGGCGGCGCTGCCGACAAAGACCAACCGGAGGACAAGGCGGACCACAAGGCGGGCGGCGTGGTGCGTCACGCGGACAACCCTCTGGACATAGCGGTGACGCGGCTGGCGGACCTGGAGAGGAACATCGAGAGAAG GGGCGAAGAGGAGGTGGCCCATGGGATGAAGGTGTGGAGGAAGGCCCTGGGCGACGTCCGCAGTGCCGCCCAGCTGGCCATGTGTCTCCAGCAGCTCCAGAAGTCCATCGCCTGGGAGAGGTCCATCATGAAAGTG TACTGTCAGATCTGCAGGAAGGGTGACAACGAGGACCTGCTCCTGCTGTGTGACGGCTGTGACAAAGGCTGCCACACGTACTGTCACAAACCCAAGATCACCGCCATCCCCGAGGGGGACTGGTACTGCCCCGCCTGCATATCCAAG gcgaGCGGCCCATCTCCCAAGAACAAGAAGCTGCCCAGCAAACCGGTGGCGGGTGGAGGCGGGAAGAAACCCACCACTGCTGAGGCCAAGCGGAATGGGAAGCAGGCCGGCAACAGTAACGGTAACGTGGAGGTGTCAGAGGACGACTCGGCGAGCGCCAACAGCACCCCGAAGAAAGGAGGAGGAGCGAAAGAGCCCCCCAGCAggaaaaggaaaggagaggagagccccGCCCCGTCCCAGGCCCCGCCCACACCCCAGTCACGCAGTCAGGagagccctgtggtgtgtgtgaagAGAGCCAAGACAGCCAGAGACAACAACAGAGACCTGGGTTTGTGCAG GGTGCTCCTGGCTGAGTTGGAGCGCCACCAGGATGCCTGGCCCTTCCTCAACCCCGTCAACACCAAGGGGATCCCTGGCTACAGGAAGGTCATCAAGAAGCCCATGGACTTCGCCACCATCAGAGAGAAGCTCATCAGCAGCCA GTATCAGAATCTGGAGACTTTCATTATTGACGTCAACCTGGTTTTTGATAACTGTGAAAAGTTTAATGAAGACAATTCAGACATTGGGCGAGCGGGACACAACATGAGGAAGTTCTTTGATAAGAGATGGACAGAGCTTCTCAAGCAAATAAACTAA